The following DNA comes from Salvia splendens isolate huo1 chromosome 17, SspV2, whole genome shotgun sequence.
ccggttcttgTTTTGGGGCTAAAATATGGTCGGTTAACCGACCGAATAACCAGTCCTAATATCCTAAATATATGGCAAAACAGGAATCAACCTACCAAATTGAGAAGCTTATTATTCAACTACACAAATTTTAAGTGTTCACCTCCTTTTATAGAAAAAATGCCccctatatttaatttaaataatactagtactacctACTAATAGATTAACACGATTGCTTTATACAATACTTtataagtttatttttattttattttatgatatgTTGGCAAATAATTTCAGCCCTGCTTGTTAAtttccttttcatttttaaaatttccttttctattttctttgtGTAAATATTAGTACAGTAGATATAAAATTGAGATTAAATAAATCTCAATAGTCTTCTTTGTCAATTACAAATTTAGCCGAGattaataaattacaaatttacaactgTTAAATATTTTTACAAGTTCCTATATAGTAgctattaaataattatacacaGCCAAAATTTTTACAATTATAAGTAAAGTTTCTTAAGCTAGTTTATGTTTACCATTGTCCCACAGTAACAAAACAAAGAATGGAGAGAATATGCCAttataaaaggaagaaaaatggAACAAAGTTTTAGATCAATCCGTTGATTCGATGATTGGTTGTATCTAAGTTCAACTCTCTAGAACGGCAAgcttattaaaattttttaagtaaattcgatttctattttttaacCTGTCGGTTTTAACCGAACTACCCGATTTTTtttggttccggttccggttcttgTTTTGGGGCTAAAATATGGTCGGTTAACCGACCGAATACCCAGCCCTAATATCCTAAATATATGGCAAAACAGGAATCAGCCTACCAAATTGAGAAGCTTATTATTCAACTACACAAATTTTAAGTGTTCACCTCCTTTTATAGAAAAATTGCCccctatatttaatttaaataatactactactacctACCAATAGATTAACACGATTGCTTTAACAATACTTtataagtttatttttattttattttatgatatgTTGGCAAATAATTTCAGCCCTGCTTGTTAATatccttttcatttttaaaatttccttttctattttctttgtGTAAATATTAGTACAGTAGATATAAAATTGAGATTAAATAAATCTCAATAGGCTTCTTTGTCAATTACAAATTTAGCCGAGattaataaattacaaatttacaacttttaaatatttttacaaGTTCCTATATAGTAgctattaaataattatatacagCCAAAATTTTACAATTATAAGTAAAGTTTCTTAAGCTAGTTTATGTTTACCATTGTCCCACAGTAACAacaaagaagagagagaatatgccattataaaaggaagaaaaatggAACAAATTTTTAGATCAATCCGTTGATTCGATGATTGGTTGTATCTAAGTTCAACTCTCGAGAACGGCAAGCTTAGTAAAAACTTTTAAGTAAATtcgatttctattttttaacCTGTCGGTTTTAACCGAACTAacctatttttttttgttccggttccggttcttgTTTTGGGGCTAAAATATGGTCGGTTAACCGACCAAATACCCAACCCTAATATCCTAAATATATGGCAAAACAGGTATCAGCCTACTAAATTGAGAAGCTTTTTATTCCACTACACAAATTTGTGTTATGAACTCAGTGTTACAGTTTGAAGGTATAGTTATAAGATTTTgtaaaaacaaattataaaatgaaatttgaaattagtTAAATCTGTTTGTTTTGTTTGCAGTTTTTATGTTTTACACATATTAATGAAGAGAGGGTAAACCCAAATTTACTCAGCTCTATGTGGtatcttttatgaaaatatcAGTAGTAGAATTGTATTTtttctgtgccgaaaagaaactcGGCACAAACAAAACGCATATTAAGGACATAGCaatcaaattttctttttcactCAACAgttaatttcaaattcaaagaGAGTCATATTCTTATCATAATTGAGTTTGCTCATGATCATTGAGACACATAATTATTCATTCTCTGATTTAAACAACGCGAAAATAAGTCTCCAACAAAAGTACATATATAGTTCCCAGCAGTAGGCTTTCACTCAATTCTCATCATcttctctttccctttcttCTCCGGCAGTTGTTCCTCCGCATCTCTCTTAGACCTTGCTTTGAAACCAAACCTGCATAGAAAAAATAAGCATCTCCAAtcaattacaaaataaattcaaaatactaCAATGAACAAGGGCCTTACTTACATATACATATCTGAAAAGAGAGGCACTCTCAGGACACCGTTCATCTGCACAGTAGCAATGTAATCCCCGTCCTTGCCTTGCACAACTTCGACCTTGGCATATCGAACACCACCAGTTATATAATTAACCTTATGACGAAGGAATACATAGAAGACCCAACTAGTGTGTGTGGTATGAGTGTTGCCGACATAGAAAGCTTCAATCACAGCCGCATCCGGAAGCTCCACCTCCACGTTTCCCACCTTCTTTGAGGACAGATTGTAGACCAACCAGCTATATGAGTAGTCCATCATGAATAGAATGTCTCCACCCACATAGACGAGGTTCCTCTTATACGGGTCAAGGTATGGCTCAGGTAATTCCCTTGCAAAGACTTGCCAATAGTTTGATACCAAATTGTACTGGAGGAGTGTTGGTTCGTATCCTTCAATGTTGCAGGACATGCGGGCTCTGCCTTCGTATTCGTCTTGATTGTAAAACCAGGCATCATAGTATATCAGTACCAATTCATTGGTGTACTGAAAGCAAGATATTGGTATGGGAATCTTAGCCACGCTCATAGGCAATTGCAGACTGAGGAACTGGCATGTCTTCGGGTCGTAGACCTCAGCCCAACTACTTCTTATATAAGTGCCACCACAGATGAATATCCTGCCATCGTGTAATGGGGCTACCATGGGGTTGACTCGGTCTACACTCATACCAGTGGGGCTACGAGTCCAAGTCACAGGAGAAGAATCACTCGGAAGTGGTGCATATGACAAGCAGTTTGTCAACGTCATTTGTTTACTTAAAACGGGCTGTGGGACCGAGTAGATGACACCTCCGAACATGTACATGGTATCACTGACACAAACAATTCCAGGGCTAACTGGAATGCCCTGATGCAAACAATTTCCTTTAAATTCTAATTCTTCTAGATTACGTTCAGTATCATCCTTCAATTCCACCTCGTCAATACAACAGTAGTTCATACTCAGAGGCGTGTACTTCAACATAATGAAGCGTAGACCTAGACCACCCCCCATATGCTGCTGAATGAAAACCAACCCAAAATATTAATTACTCAAATAacaatatattattaaatttccCTTTCATAAACTAGGGTTCAGGACAATAAAATTAACCCTAATGAGGGTTCAGGCCGGAGGGAAAAAGAAGAACAGGAACCATGAAATTAGCGCAAGAATCATGAATCTATTGTAGTAATTTAATCAGGAAAAAAACTCCAAATCAATTGCATTGATGAGCCAGACAAGTAgtagtttgattaaaaaataagaaaatcttATGAGGAACAAGCGTGACATACCATGGTGTCGGCTCAAAAGATCGAGAGGCGAGAAGGATGGAAGTGTCGGCGCAAAAAAGAGGAAGGAAGATAGGTTGTGTTGATGTGCGTATCTGCTAATTCtccttcaattttatttttaattgttcaCCTCCTTTATAGAAAAATTGCCccctatatttaatttaaataatactactactactacctaCTAATAGATTACCACTATTGCTTTATACAATACTTTAtaaaagtatatttattttattttataaatttatttttattttattttatgatatgTTGGCAAATAATTTCAGCCGTGCTTGTTAAtttccttttcatttttcaaaatttccttTTCTATTTACTTTGTGTAAAAATAGTACAGTAGATATAAAATtgagattaaataaatttcaataGGCTTCTTTGTCAATTACAAATTTAGCCTGAGattaataaattacaaatttacgATTGTTAAATATTTTTACAAATTCCTATATAGTAgctattaaataattatatagaaaaaatCATTTAGGCAAAATTTTTACAATTATAAGTAAAGTTTCTTAAGCTAGTTTATGTTTACCATTGTCCCACAGCAACAACAAAGAAGGGAGAAAATATGCCAttataaaaggaagaaaaatggAACAAAGTTTTATATCAATCCGTTGATTTGATGATTGGTTGTATCTAAGTTCAACTCACGAGAACGGCAAGCttagtaaaaaaatttaagtaaattcgatttctattttttaacCTGTCAGTTTTAGCCGAACTAACCAATTTTTTTGGTTCCGGTTCTTGTTTTGGGGCTAAAATATGGTCGGTTAATCGACCGAATACCCAGCCCGAATTTACTTAACTTTTTTTACTAAGCTTGCCGTTCTCGAGAGTTGAACTTAGATACAACCAATCATCGAATCAACGGATTGATCTAAAACTTTGTTccatttttcttccttttataaTGGCATATTCTCTCCCTTCTTTGTTGTTACTGTGGGACAATGGTAAACATAAACTAGCTTAAGAAACTTTACTTATAATTGTAAGAATTTTggctaaattattttttctatataattatttaataactACTATATAGGAACTTGCTCACACTATTCACTAATCcatgcacattattagatactattggtacattatttactgtaccaaatcttaaacgtattaacaaatgaaatttaattcatgtggtggtgTTATAGCCTAGCCCagtgggttgctaaacccaaggagaatgattcaaactctctgccctttgtgatggctccgtttgtgagtgggtacaacaatctagccccatggattgctaaacccaaagggcatgaattcaatttcctttcaacattattctattCAATTTGTACACTATTCACTTATCcatgcacattattagatactattggtacattatttactgtaccaaatcttaaacacaataaaaatgaaatttaattcatgtggtggtgTTATAGCCTAGCCCAGTGGGTTGCTAAACtcaaggggaatgattcaaactctctgccctttgtgatggttccgtttgtgagtgggtactacaacctagccccatggattgctaaacccaaagggcatgaattcaatttcctttcaacattattctattaagtctgtacattattaaatgatccatgcacattattagatactattggtacattatttactgtaccaaatcttaaacgcattaaaaaatgaaatttaattcatgtggtggtgCTATAGCCTAGCCCagtgggttgctaaacccaaaggaaatgattcaaactctctatcctttgtgatggttccgtttgtgagtgggtactacaacctagccccatggattgttaaacccaaagggcattaatttaatttcctttcaacattattctattaagtctgtacattattcaaTGATCCGTACatattattagatactattcgtacattatttactatactaaatcttaaacgcattaaaaaaagaaatttaattgatgtggtggtgctataccctagccccatgggttgctaaacccaaggggaatgattcaaactctttgCCCTTGGTGACGTTTTCGTATTTCGGtcggtactataccctagccacatgaattgctaaacccaaaggggaATGGATTAAACTTTTGTCACACATTAAACCCATTGTAATGTACATTATTCAAAGTTGGCATATACATTATACAactataatactactactacctACTAATAGATTAACACGATTGCTTTATACTatagtttattaatttatttttattttattttatgatatgTTGGCAAATAATTTCAGCCCTGCATGttacttttcttttcatttttaaatttccTTTTCTATTTTGATGATTGGTTGTATCTAAGTTCAACTCTCGAGAACGGCAAGCttagtaaaaaaatttaagtaaatTCGATTTCTATTTTTAACCTGTCGATTTTAACCGAACTAACCGATTTTTttgttccggttccggttcttgTTTTGGGGCTGAAATATGGTCGGTTAACCAACCAAATACCCAGTCCTGGTGCGTTACGGTGACAACAGACTTAAAATGACAACATTACAACAACGTAGCATGCAATCTATAATACATAGACAAATAATTCggcatatggttccaagcaataTGGGATATGAAATCAGAACACTATGGTGACTCAGATTGCTTGCATATGTATTGCAAATTGCTTGTTTATCTCTAATTTCGTATTGTAtattgcttggaaccatatACTGTATTGATTGTCGATGTATCACATATTGCTTGCCTATGTTAGCAAATTGCTTGtctagattatcattttatcaccatAGTGCTCTGATTTCACATCCCATATTGCTTGGAACCATACGCCGAGTTGTTTGTCTATGTATTACAGATTGCATGGTACGTTGTTGTTACGTTGTCATTTTAAATATGGTTGTCATTTTAATATAATCCTATATATATGACCCTCCTTATCACCCCTTAGTATAAAACATAAGACTAATATAATCCCTTGGATATATTAATCTAATGGCTTTGATTAAATGTCAGTCGGTACATTATGATACTAGTTTCGTACATCAAAAGGGCAATATTGGatacaaataattatataattcaGTGTTAAAACTGCAACTCCATGATTTCGTCGTAAGTTATGATTCTGATTCTTAATATCAATTGACACCATTCTCTCTCCCCCATTTCATTTCTCACGTCTCCCTCAATTCTACTATCCACCAAAACCCTAGACACCCTGAATTCGCAAAGAAAAATAGTTTTCTCCTCCATTTGTCGCCGTCAAGACgaagtaaaataaatttcaattcTAATTATATAATGTGCATGGATTAGTGAATAGTATATATAAAACTGAGATTAAATAAATCTCAATAGGCTTCTTTGTCAATTACAAATTTACCCGAGATTAATagattacaaatttacaattgTTAAATATTTTTACAAGTTCCTATATAGTAGCTATTAAATgattatatagaaaaaataatttagccAAAATTCTTACAATTATAAGTAAAGTTTGCCAttataaaaggaagaaaaatggAACAAAGTTTTAGATCAATCCGATGATTCGATGATTGGTTGTATCTAAGTTCAACTCTCGAGAACGGCAAGCttagtaaaaaaatttaagtaaatTCGGGCTAGGTATTCGGTCGATTAACCgactgatggggtacgaactaaaccctaatggcaagcccaataacagtgacggcccatcagcccagagcccaagaaagagtatctgttcggcaccaaagagttcggcacgaccaaagagttcggactcagcctacagctcggtaaaagccgaccagtcaagctctcctctcagatcggcaagagctgatcggtaaagtccagcagttcggtctcagcattcgaccgaactaggagttagtggactcatgaaaggcctccacgacctccgctatacccacgatctatttagtggtacgaagcagttattgagcagttattgctcacccacgatcttgttagtggggctgcaaaccacgaccttagttcaatgtataaatagaacttagatcagatagaaaagggttaagctctctagagataaaatcatatagcaagtctgtgttgtaagctgtaatcccagatcaagcaatacaatcttgccctcccttcttcccgtggacgtagatttacctcagtaaatcgaaccacgtaaattcaccgtgtcgtaatttatttttacgagcattcatcatcatcaataattcgcggattcgtcactggcgccgtctgtgggaagcagagaacaaaatttgtgataaagcgaatttttgatccattttttccacccaaaaaatgcataccagatcgcagagtacccgtattcctgcccgtgagaaccaggaggaagccaatccatcccataggtcgggaaaacagcctagggataaatccaccaccagttctcatggcgaaggaacaagccgctccaaaaatcgtcccactgagtcttcccagcagcccgatttgaatgaggctgtcaagcagtttttggctgaaaagcaggaggaattcttaaccttcctgcgaaaaagccaaaagcagccggagacgaaaacgacggattctccttctccctccgcacaagaaagtcactaccgcagtagtgtcgcatctcccaggagaaagaatcctcaaccccgacatattcctgttcctcctcggtaccggaatcacaggagaactcaatctcctccataccgacgagatatcggattcgccgtgtacggagcactgaagactccgttctcggacgacatcacccgaactcccctaccacagaactaccgaactccgtcgatgacttacgacgggctcgtggaccctcacgatttcttggggcgctatcaatataacatggcgaaccagggtctcaacgaggtccacatgtgcaagctgtttcccgagctgctcatcgggaacgcgagaaggtggttcgatagcctcccccagggcagcatcagatcttaccgagatctaatggatgccttccacaggaggttctttcagaaagcggaagcccgaatcacttcggctcagctgctttccattcgtcaaggtcgcgacgaaaaaatcagcgactttatgacaagattccacaaggaatgcctgcaagtagacgatctcaacgatctgcttgtcatctcggcattccaaaatggaatcttgcccggagctctctacaggaagctcgttgagtgcggtccgcagacagctcaggaaatgtgggacattgcggaccagtactcccgggccgatgaggcagaccgtcgcaaacggtcgttagacagctcatcgacccgaggagacagaaggaagcccgatcatagcgatcaggggcatcctcgccggactccatttgaaagaattcaaagggctccggtgcaagacagattgggacctcgtctcaatcccgagaagtcgcccgctcagttcgtaccgctgaacaagccgagagcggaaattttcgaactgcactctgacctgttcgaaaagccaagcggatgacgaaatctgccgcgcgccgaccccaggataactactgctcctaccatcaagaccacggtcacgataccgaggagtgcagaaacttggctgcaggtatcgatgttcttgtgagggcagggacattgaaaaaataccaaagcaagcagtcaaagaagaataaaaagcagagtggtgcgaactgcgctcctcaggatccgaaaaggcagccggatcccgaagacgatgacgagccgcaatatgatggagtaatccagactattgatgcgcttcctgccgggaagaccaagtcgtccctaaagtcagaacgcagaggctccaatcgagaggagccaacgcataaaaggctgaagcaggacgaagtgattacgttctcggctgctgatcccgtcccggccatctctcctcaccaagacgccattgattgagtttttcgtggtgaaagctcggtccccgtacaacgtcatcctgggaagagactggctcaacacagttcgggccgtttgctccacctatcacctcaccatcaagatccctactaaaggagggatagcggtcatccgaggtgaccaaaagagagcaaaggaatgtctgcaaattgcgcttagaagtgccgagcagtcagatcggcaccaccaagcatagcaatcacagcagccggagtcagaggcgatgaccgaagtcataccagagccgaactcgatgaccgttcagttatacgaagatgatccatccagaacggttaagatcggtttcgcgggaacgcccctacttcgggaaaaaaccatccagctcctcaaggagtataaagacgtctttgcatggtctccgttggacatgaccggagtgccccccgaggtaatcactcatcggttaaatattgatccttcagtccggccgataaaacagaagcaaagactctttgcggcagaacgaagtcaagtcatccatgacgaagtccgtcaattattgaaggcggatgtgttattcgaagtgaagtatccttcgtgggtggccaatcctgtcatgatcaagaaaaaggaaggaggatggcggatgtgcatagatttcaccgatctaaataagcactgtcccaaagattgctatccccttccgaacatagataaaaaagtagaagctttgataggctttgaaattttttgttttcttgatctgtacaaaggataccatcaagttttaatggatgagattgacgcttcaaaaacggccttcattactgatttcggcattttcgcttataaaaagatgccattcggtttaaagaatgccggagccacttatcaaaggatggtagacaagctttttcggcacctgattggaaaggaggtcgaagtgtatgttgacgatatagtcgtcaaaagcaaaagcacttcggagtacgagcacaacctcaagtccactctcaacgtgctcaagaaagccaacctcaaacttaatccccaaaagtgtacctttttggtagattcgggaaagtttctgggttgttgggtttcaaaggacggactcaaggcaaacccctcaaaagttcaaatcgttcagaacatggcaatgccgaagtccatacatgacgtgcaaaggctaaccggatgtctagccgcactgaatcgattcctttcccaagcagccgaaaagcaactgccgttcttcaaggtgttgaaaaaggcaccaaagttcgagtggggagccgagcagaaaaaggcctttgacgaactcaaaagttatctagccgagcttcctattctctctgctccaaccaaagccgaagtaatattcttatacttagcggcatcggatcaaaccatcagcgcggtgcttgtacgagaagaaggcctaaagcagcttcccatctactttacaagccgagcattaagaggtccagaaacaaggtatcaacctctggaaaaaattgctctggcattagtaaatgcagcaaggagactgcggccatacttctatgctcacaaggtatgcgtcttaactgatctgccacttcggcatgggctatagagttgggagagcacacaattgaatacctacctcggaaagccatcaagggacaagccttggcagattttcttgcagaagcaaagttcgatcaagcaattcctgttattgccgaacagaagaattctgccaatgccgaactagcacagcccttggaatccgaaatagagccgccggactgctggagcggattcgtagatggagcttcaaacaagatgggaagtggagctggtattttacttgtcgctcccgacggacacgaggtaacctactcacttcggttcctattccccactactaataatgaagccgagtacgaagccctcctggccggactccagttagcgcaaagtctgctcgtcaaatctctcaaagtccattgtgattcacaagtcatagtaaatcacatgttgggtacaagtgaagcccgtgacgagagaatgaagaagtatttggacaaagcgcaaagcatcagccgaagtttctcctattttcggataatccgtattcccagagcggaaaatagccgagcagataccttaagtaagttggcctcagatccgagctcaaaggcggaagaattaatgcatcgaagcattgatgaagccgaggtacattcagtatccagctcgccgaactggatgacgccgatcttgcagtatctggatcaaggacaattgcccgaggataagagagaagctcggaagattacgtgccgagcacttcggtacgaacttcatgaaggagtcctctttagaaagtcttacctccagccgttattgcggtgcgtaggaccagaagagacggactacatcctcagagaagttcatgaaggatcgtgcggtagccacatcggagccagagctttagctaaaaaagttctgagatggggatattattggccaaccatggtacaagaggcagtgcagctcgtcaagaagtgtacgaagtgccaaattcatgcaaatgtcccaaggatgccgcagaccgatctatacactatgcaaagcccttggcctttcatgcaatggggcatagacatagtgggaccacttcctcaagctcctcggcaaatgaaattccttatcgttgccgtggactacttcacgaagtgggtggaggcggaaccattagctacgataacgagctcaaaggcattggacttcgtctggaagaacatagtgtgccgatttggcataccccacatcctcatctcggataatgggactcagttcaccgacaagacgttcaagaattggtgccaagagctgaacattcaacagcggttcacttcggtctcccatccccaagcaaacggacaaacggaagtaacgaaccggattctggtgaaagggttaaaagctcggttagaacaagccaaaggacaatgggtagaaaatctccctcaagtcctatggtcctatcgaactacacccaaaacctccaacggtgaaactccgtatagtctggtgtacggcactgaggccgtaattccggtggagatcggcgtacccagtccccgaactctaaatttctcctcagaaatgaatgacgacggactgagagcagaactagatctcgccgaagaaagaagagaattggcgtgcataaaagcagccaagtataaggagcaagtagcccggtattataaccaaagggtgaaaaagcttcaatttcaagtgggagatctcgtcttgagaaacaacgaagtaagccgagcagaaaagctgggcaaactcgagcccacatgggagggtccgtatcgggtgtcagaagtcctcggcaaagggtcttataaattgactcacatgtcaggagaacaagtaccccgaacatggcacgtctccaacctcaagaagttccacttgtaagagacaaagtccggtcagtctgtcttgtgtctagttcggtcataggggtacatgtttttatttgtttgtttttacttgtaccttttacttgtcgttttataaaaagtttaaagtttttttctttcgtctttttcattttttccctatgtgttttgtctctatgtgcttgtcgtctcttacaaatggtaccaaggtatatcgttctttaaagactgatcccctttttagatcgattattaaagactattgtgagtccaagcttctaaggaggatataagaccacaattcagcttaacaagcagtccgtctgaaacgaactgcaataagccaacgatggtgagtccaagcttccaaggaagATAcgagaccacaattcggcttaagaaataagcacttcgtctgaaacgaactgcaataagggaaagtccgatccacgcgataaacctcgccgaattaggacgaccaagttcggtcaaagaagtttacctcataagaccggggacgaccatgtctagtcaaagaggtttattgcataagaccacttcggttaaatgggaaagtccgatccacgcgataaaactcgccgaattaggacaagggaaagttcgatcccggcgacaaaaatcgccaagttagaacacaaaccaagtctggtcaaagatgtttatttcatcagaccaaagacgagtccggtcaaagatgt
Coding sequences within:
- the LOC121774876 gene encoding uncharacterized protein LOC121774876 isoform X2; this encodes MHMGGGLGLRFIMLKYTPLSMNYCCIDEVELKDDTERNLEELEFKGNCLHQGIPVSPGIVCVSDTMYMFGGVIYSVPQPVLSKQMTLTNCLSYAPLPSDSSPVTWTRSPTGMSVDRVNPMVAPLHDGRIFICGGTYIRSSWAEVYDPKTCQFLSLQLPMSVAKIPIPISCFQYTNELVLIYYDAWFYNQDEYEGRARMSCNIEGYEPTLLQYNLVSNYWQVFARELPEPYLDPYKRNLVYVGGDILFMMDYSYSWLVYNLSSKKVGNVEVELPDAAVIEAFYVGNTHTTHTSWVFYVFLRHKVNYITGGVRYAKVEVVQGKDGDYIATVQMNGVLRVPLFSDMYMFGFKARSKRDAEEQLPEKKGKEKMMRIE
- the LOC121774876 gene encoding uncharacterized protein LOC121774876 isoform X1; this translates as MQHMGGGLGLRFIMLKYTPLSMNYCCIDEVELKDDTERNLEELEFKGNCLHQGIPVSPGIVCVSDTMYMFGGVIYSVPQPVLSKQMTLTNCLSYAPLPSDSSPVTWTRSPTGMSVDRVNPMVAPLHDGRIFICGGTYIRSSWAEVYDPKTCQFLSLQLPMSVAKIPIPISCFQYTNELVLIYYDAWFYNQDEYEGRARMSCNIEGYEPTLLQYNLVSNYWQVFARELPEPYLDPYKRNLVYVGGDILFMMDYSYSWLVYNLSSKKVGNVEVELPDAAVIEAFYVGNTHTTHTSWVFYVFLRHKVNYITGGVRYAKVEVVQGKDGDYIATVQMNGVLRVPLFSDMYMFGFKARSKRDAEEQLPEKKGKEKMMRIE